DNA sequence from the Prolixibacter sp. SD074 genome:
TGGGCTACGATCTGATTCCGCCCAACGTGAAAATGCTGGAGCAAGATGCCATCGATTTCCTGCTTTGTCAGAATCCGGAAGGACAGGGATACCGGGCACTAAATGCTTTGTTTGATAATGTGTTGAGAAAACTGCCAGTGGAAAAAGAGAATTTCACTTCCATCGATATCATTACCAGAGAAAATCTGGATTACTATAGTGCCAAATAATCTAAAATAGAAAAACTGAATCTACAAGATATTTGATCCATGAAAAACTTTACGTTCGACGACCTTAACGGGAAAGTATGTGTAGTGACCGGTGGAGCCGGAGTTATTGGAAAAGCAATTGTTTATGCCCTGGCGACTGTTGGAGCAAAAGTTACCATCGTTTCACGGGGTAAAGGAAAAGGAAAACAGGTTGCTGAAGAAATTTCCCGGGAAACCGGAGGAAAGGTAATCTGGATCAAAGGCGACGTGTTGGACAAAGCCCAGCTGGAGCAGGCTCATCAATCGATTAAAGAGCAACTCGGGCCAATCGATATTTTGATCAACGGTGCCGGCGGAAATTCCCCACAAGCAACTACCGGCGTGGAACAAATTGAGGATACTGATTTAGATAGCCTGGAAAACACCTTTTACGGACTCGGGATGGAAGGGTTCGACAAAGTTTTTTCACTCAACTTCAAGGGAACTGTATTGCCTACCATGGTTTTCACACGCGACATGCTGCAAAAAAAATCAGGTGTCGTGCTGAATATCTCGTCAATGAATGCCTATCATCCCTTAACCAAAATACCAGCTTATTCGGCGGCCAAAGCTTCCGTAAATAACTTTACCGAATGGCTCGCAGTTCATTTGGCAAAAATGGGCATCCGTGTTAATGCTGTCGCTCCCGGCTTTTTCATCACCAATCAGAACCGCTTCCTGGTCCTGGATGAAAAAACCGGTGATTATTCAGAACGCGGACAAAAGATTGTCACCAACACCCCAATGGGTAAATTCGGTGAGCCGGAAGATCTTCAGGGTACTGTTTTGTTCCTGCTTTCGGAACTCTCGTCCTTCGTAACAGGAGTCGTTATTCCCGTTGATGGAGGATTTAACGCGTACAGCGGCGTATAAGAAAATTAAATTATGAATGACCGATGATTGGACAGTAAATAACCAATCATCTCAATCGAACCACACGTAATGGATCTTCAATTAAAACAAAATTGTCAATATTCACTGCTGGTTCCGACCAGCATGGGCGTACGGATTACGCCGGTAAACGGACAACCGGTACATAGCAGCAATCTTTTCGAAATGCAGGCTACCAGCGCCGAAACCAATGTGGCCAGTATTGCTTCCTATCTCGGGATGCCTGTCAAGGTGCTGACAACTTTCGTGAAGGGAAGTCCGGTTGCACAATTTATCAAGAGTAACCTGAAAAGCCGGCACATGGATTACGAAGGGCCGGAAGTAGCCCAGGGCGATCCGTGGGGATACCGTCACCAGTTTAACATTGCCGACAGCGGTTATGGTTCCCGCGGACCACGTGTTCAGAACGATCGCGCCGGCGAAGTGGGACGTACCCTGAATGTGAAGGATTTTGATTTGGAACGCATTTTCGGCGAAGAAGGTGTCCAAATTGTTCACCTGTCGGGACTAATTTCAGCGCTTTCGCCCGAAACCAGTGCTTTCTGTCTGGAGACCGCCCGCGCTGCAAAAAAACACGGCACCCGCATCTCCTTCGATTTGAACTACCGCGCCTCATTCTGGAAAGGCCGTGCAGAAGAGTTGCGTAAAAACTTCACAGAGATTGCTGCTGTAGCCGATATCCTTATCGGGAATGAAGAAGATTTCCAGCTTTGCTTTGGTATCGAAGGGCCCAAAGCCGGCGGCCAGGGAATCGAAGCCGAAATCGAAGGCTTCAAAGGTCTTATCACAAATGTGAAAAAATCGTTCCCGAATGCTTCGGTATTCGCTACAACTCTCCGTCAGGTAGTCAGCACGAACGAACACCTGTGGGGCGCCGTCATGCTCTCCGGCAACGAATGGCAGGTCATCGAGCCACGCAAAATCAACGTTCTCGACCGAATCGGCGGTGGCGACGGTTTTGTTGGTGGCTTATTGTATGGTATCCTGAAAGGCTGGGACGCCGAAAAATGGCTGCAGTTTGGATGGGCTACCGGTGCATTGGCCACTACATTCCTGACAGACTACGCCCAGCCAGCCGACGAAGAGATGGTTTGGAGCATTTGGGAAGGAAATGCAAGAGTAAAAAGATAAAGATAAGACAGAGGCTCAGGCGAAGGCTTTCGTATACTTTGCCTCTGCCTGAGCCTTAAACAAAAAACATGATCTACTACGAAACAGGATCGCCCGAACAGGAATTGAGTGCAGTCGACCTGCAGGAAGGCCTGTTTACGGCGCTTGATAAATTGGGGGATATTGGCAAGGTACTGGCCATTCCACCCGACTACACTCGCTATCCGTCACACGCCGGTGAGTTGACCGAATTTGCCTGGCAATATTACGGCGATAAACTCACCGATATACTTCCGGCTTTGGGAACGCACAGTCCCATGACGGAAGAACAGATACATCACATGTTCGGACAGGCTCCGATGGAACTGTTTCGCGAGCACGACTGGCGAAACGACGTGGTTACCCTGGGCGAAGTTCCCGGTGAATATGTGAAGGAAGTATCCAAAGGAGCCATCGACTATGCGTGGCCGGTGCAGGTCAACAAACTGCTGCGCGACGGTGGCCACGATTTGATTCTCTCCATCGGACAGGTAGTTCCGCACGAAGTGGTTGGCATGGCCAACTACAACAAAAACATCTTTGTGGGAACCGGAGGAACAGAAGGGATCAACAAGAGCCACTTCATCGGGGCCGTTTACGGCATGGAAAAAATGATGGGCCGCGCCGATACACCCGTCCGCCGGATGTTTAACTACGCCAGCGAAAAAGTAGCGGCAGAATTGCCCATCGTTTATGTGCTCACGGTAGTGGAAGCGACGAAAAACGGAAAACTGAAAGTGCGTGGCTTATTCATCGGAGACGATCTTTCAGTATTCGACAAGGCCGCAGCACTTTCGGTGAAGGTCAATTTCGAGATGCTCGATAAGCCAATTAAAAAGGCCGTCGTTTACCTCGACCCAACCGAGTTCAAATCAACATGGCTGGGAAACAAAGCCATTTACCGTACCCGGATGGCACTGGCCGACAATGCCGAACTAATTATTCTGGCTCCGGCATTGAAGGAATTCGGCGAAGACCCGGAAATTGACACACTGATTAGGAAATACGGTTATCACGGCACACCGCGCACCCTGGAAATGGTCGAGAAAAATTCCGATTTACGGAAGAATCTCAGTGCCGCGGCGCACCTCATTCACGGTAGTTCTGAAGGACGCTTCACGATAACCTACTGCCCGGGCGCCAATGAAGAAAACCTTACGCAGGAAGAGATAGAAAGTGTGGGATTTCAATACAAAGCCCTTGACGAAGTGATGCAGGTATACGATCCGCGTCAGCTGAACGATGGATGGAACCAATTGCCTAATGGCGAAGAAATATTTTACGTCCCAAATCCGGCGCTGGGCCTGTGGGCGCACAAAGATCGGTTCAAGGATTAATTACAAATTGCCAATCAAAATATTCATGGAAGAAATCAGGTGGGGAATTATCGGGTGCGGAAAGGTGACCGAAGTAAAAAGCGGCCCGGCGCTACAAAAAATTGAGCACTCAAAGTTGGTAGCAGTGATGCGCCGTTCGGCTGAAAAAGCGGAAGATTATACCCGGAGGCACAACGTTCCCAAATGGTATAGCGGCGCGGATGAACTCATCTCCGATCCGGAAGTGAACGCCATTTATGTTGCTACACCGCCCGAAACGCACGCACAATATGCCATTCAGGCCATGAAAGCCGGCAAACCGGTTTATGTGGAAAAACCGATGGCGCTCAACTACCGTGAATGCGAAGAGATGAACCGCGTTTCGAAGGAAACCGGGATGCCGCTGTTTGTGGCGTATTACCGTCGCCGGTTACCCGGATTTCTGAAAGTGAAAGAATTGCTTGCCGCCAAAGCTATCGGCGATGTGCGGTTGGTTAACATTCGTTTTTACCGTCCGTTTAACAAGGACGAATACAGCAATGGGTTACCCTGGCGGGTGATTCCCGAAAAAGCCGGAGGCGGACTGTTCTTCGATTTAGCCGCGCACCAGCTTGATATTCTGGACGACTGGTTCGGCCCGATTCGTGATGTTCATGGTCAGGCATTCAACCAGGCCGGAGCATACCCGGCAGAAGATATGGTGCTGGGAAACTGGTTGCATGAATCGGGCGTTGCCGGGACCGGAACCTGGTGTTTCACCACATCTGGGCAAAAAAATCTCGACGAAATCGAAATCATTGGTAGCAGCGGG
Encoded proteins:
- a CDS encoding SDR family oxidoreductase, whose amino-acid sequence is MKNFTFDDLNGKVCVVTGGAGVIGKAIVYALATVGAKVTIVSRGKGKGKQVAEEISRETGGKVIWIKGDVLDKAQLEQAHQSIKEQLGPIDILINGAGGNSPQATTGVEQIEDTDLDSLENTFYGLGMEGFDKVFSLNFKGTVLPTMVFTRDMLQKKSGVVLNISSMNAYHPLTKIPAYSAAKASVNNFTEWLAVHLAKMGIRVNAVAPGFFITNQNRFLVLDEKTGDYSERGQKIVTNTPMGKFGEPEDLQGTVLFLLSELSSFVTGVVIPVDGGFNAYSGV
- a CDS encoding lactate racemase domain-containing protein; this encodes MIYYETGSPEQELSAVDLQEGLFTALDKLGDIGKVLAIPPDYTRYPSHAGELTEFAWQYYGDKLTDILPALGTHSPMTEEQIHHMFGQAPMELFREHDWRNDVVTLGEVPGEYVKEVSKGAIDYAWPVQVNKLLRDGGHDLILSIGQVVPHEVVGMANYNKNIFVGTGGTEGINKSHFIGAVYGMEKMMGRADTPVRRMFNYASEKVAAELPIVYVLTVVEATKNGKLKVRGLFIGDDLSVFDKAAALSVKVNFEMLDKPIKKAVVYLDPTEFKSTWLGNKAIYRTRMALADNAELIILAPALKEFGEDPEIDTLIRKYGYHGTPRTLEMVEKNSDLRKNLSAAAHLIHGSSEGRFTITYCPGANEENLTQEEIESVGFQYKALDEVMQVYDPRQLNDGWNQLPNGEEIFYVPNPALGLWAHKDRFKD
- a CDS encoding Gfo/Idh/MocA family protein, encoding MEEIRWGIIGCGKVTEVKSGPALQKIEHSKLVAVMRRSAEKAEDYTRRHNVPKWYSGADELISDPEVNAIYVATPPETHAQYAIQAMKAGKPVYVEKPMALNYRECEEMNRVSKETGMPLFVAYYRRRLPGFLKVKELLAAKAIGDVRLVNIRFYRPFNKDEYSNGLPWRVIPEKAGGGLFFDLAAHQLDILDDWFGPIRDVHGQAFNQAGAYPAEDMVLGNWLHESGVAGTGTWCFTTSGQKNLDEIEIIGSSGNIRLSTFEFTPVILETTSGKQEFPFPAPVHVQQNLLRTIVDELRGSGKAASTGESAARTSRVMDEMVSNFYSGK
- a CDS encoding sugar kinase, producing MDLQLKQNCQYSLLVPTSMGVRITPVNGQPVHSSNLFEMQATSAETNVASIASYLGMPVKVLTTFVKGSPVAQFIKSNLKSRHMDYEGPEVAQGDPWGYRHQFNIADSGYGSRGPRVQNDRAGEVGRTLNVKDFDLERIFGEEGVQIVHLSGLISALSPETSAFCLETARAAKKHGTRISFDLNYRASFWKGRAEELRKNFTEIAAVADILIGNEEDFQLCFGIEGPKAGGQGIEAEIEGFKGLITNVKKSFPNASVFATTLRQVVSTNEHLWGAVMLSGNEWQVIEPRKINVLDRIGGGDGFVGGLLYGILKGWDAEKWLQFGWATGALATTFLTDYAQPADEEMVWSIWEGNARVKR